A genomic segment from Polyangium mundeleinium encodes:
- a CDS encoding 2,3,4,5-tetrahydropyridine-2,6-dicarboxylate N-succinyltransferase: MNLADSLAPLVSAAFADRSLLKDPAYERAVLQTIDALDGGVLRVAEPVSEGHWVTHAWVKQAILLYFAVQKMSVMEAGPLEFHDKIPLKRGLDAAGVRVVPPGAVRYGAFLEAGAIVMPGYVNIGARVGAGTMVDTWATVGSCAQIGRDVHLAGGVGIGGVLEPPGAQPVIIEDGVFVGSRVIVVEGVIVEREAVLGAGVVLTASTAILDVTGAEVVEHRGRVPARSVVIPGMRPKRFPAGEFGVPCALIIGKRTESTDRKVSLNAALRDFAVAV; this comes from the coding sequence ATGAACCTCGCCGACTCCCTCGCGCCGCTCGTCTCGGCCGCCTTCGCCGATCGTTCCCTCCTGAAGGATCCCGCGTACGAGCGCGCCGTCCTGCAGACGATCGACGCGCTCGATGGTGGCGTTCTCCGCGTCGCCGAGCCCGTCTCCGAGGGCCATTGGGTGACGCATGCGTGGGTGAAGCAGGCCATCCTGCTCTACTTCGCCGTGCAGAAGATGTCGGTGATGGAGGCGGGGCCGCTCGAGTTCCACGACAAGATCCCGCTGAAGCGTGGCCTCGACGCCGCGGGCGTGCGTGTCGTGCCGCCGGGCGCGGTGCGGTACGGCGCGTTCCTCGAAGCCGGCGCGATCGTCATGCCGGGCTACGTGAACATCGGCGCGCGCGTGGGCGCAGGGACGATGGTCGACACGTGGGCGACCGTGGGCTCGTGCGCGCAGATCGGCCGCGACGTTCACCTCGCAGGCGGCGTCGGGATCGGCGGCGTGCTCGAACCGCCGGGCGCGCAGCCCGTCATCATCGAGGACGGCGTCTTCGTCGGCTCACGCGTGATCGTGGTTGAAGGCGTGATCGTGGAGCGCGAGGCCGTGCTCGGCGCAGGCGTCGTGCTCACGGCGTCGACCGCGATCCTCGACGTGACCGGCGCGGAGGTCGTCGAGCACCGCGGGCGCGTCCCCGCGCGCAGCGTCGTCATCCCCGGGATGCGGCCGAAGCGTTTCCCAGCGGGCGAGTTCGGCGTGCCGTGCGCGCTCATCATCGGAAAGCGGACCGAATCGACCGATCGCAAGGTCTCGCTCAACGCCGCGCTCCGGGACTTCGCGGTGGCGGTATGA
- the ndk gene encoding nucleoside-diphosphate kinase, which translates to MALERTLSIVKPDAVEKNHTGAIIARLEQEGFIVRAMKRVHLTRAEAEGFYAEHRGRGFFDELCAFMSRSPIVIMALEREDAIAKYREVIGATNPANAAEGTIRKLYAASVGENAVHGSDKPESAAREIAYFFAGYEVSPRA; encoded by the coding sequence ATGGCACTGGAGCGCACTCTTTCCATCGTCAAGCCCGATGCGGTCGAGAAGAACCACACGGGTGCGATCATCGCCCGCCTCGAACAGGAGGGCTTCATCGTTCGCGCGATGAAGCGCGTCCACCTCACCCGCGCGGAGGCCGAAGGCTTCTACGCGGAGCACCGTGGACGCGGCTTCTTCGACGAACTTTGCGCGTTCATGTCGCGCAGCCCGATCGTCATCATGGCGCTCGAGCGCGAGGACGCGATCGCGAAGTACCGCGAGGTCATCGGCGCGACGAACCCCGCGAACGCCGCCGAAGGTACGATCCGCAAGCTGTACGCCGCGAGCGTCGGCGAGAACGCGGTGCACGGCTCGGACAAGCCCGAGTCCGCTGCGCGCGAGATCGCCTACTTCTTCGCCGGCTACGAGGTTTCTCCCCGCGCGTGA
- a CDS encoding response regulator, protein MPTNVLIVEDERDLQRVLSYNFKQAGFDVVSAMNGETALRAVKEEPFDLVILDLMLPDMPGTEVCKRLKQSPETASIPVIMVTAKGEEVDRVVGFELGADDYVVKPFSVRELILRARAILRRAEGPQPDGAKIDFGVLRVDRAAHRAWVNGEEIAFTALEFKLLVVLFDRRGRVMTRDVLLDEVWGSHVDVTARNVDTHVKRVREKLGLAGDYVETVRGVGYRFRAEPGELSPPADE, encoded by the coding sequence ATGCCGACGAACGTTCTCATCGTCGAGGACGAGCGCGACCTTCAGCGCGTCCTGTCCTACAACTTCAAGCAGGCGGGGTTCGACGTCGTCTCCGCGATGAACGGCGAGACTGCGCTCCGCGCGGTCAAAGAAGAGCCGTTCGACCTCGTGATCCTCGATCTCATGCTCCCCGACATGCCGGGCACCGAGGTGTGCAAGCGCCTCAAGCAGTCCCCGGAGACGGCCAGCATCCCCGTCATCATGGTCACGGCCAAGGGGGAAGAGGTGGATCGCGTGGTCGGCTTCGAACTCGGCGCCGACGACTACGTCGTCAAACCCTTTTCCGTGCGCGAACTCATCTTGAGGGCGCGTGCGATCTTGCGCCGCGCCGAGGGCCCGCAGCCCGACGGCGCGAAGATCGATTTCGGCGTCCTTCGTGTCGATCGCGCCGCGCACCGCGCGTGGGTGAACGGCGAGGAGATCGCCTTCACCGCGCTCGAGTTCAAGCTGCTCGTCGTGCTCTTTGATCGCCGCGGGCGCGTCATGACCCGCGACGTCTTGCTCGACGAGGTCTGGGGCTCGCACGTCGACGTCACGGCCCGCAACGTCGACACGCACGTCAAGCGCGTACGCGAAAAACTCGGCCTCGCCGGTGACTACGTCGAGACCGTGCGCGGCGTCGGATACCGCTTCCGCGCCGAGCCCGGCGAGCTCTCCCCGCCCGCCGACGAATGA